Proteins from a single region of Ziziphus jujuba cultivar Dongzao chromosome 1, ASM3175591v1:
- the LOC107425930 gene encoding uncharacterized protein LOC107425930, which produces MFSIQKGRCSWSLYATIASVVALVSVVHLFWFPLTPSLDYFRLVQKTCVPINGSADASIKNINESKQQPIDLEYQFPADLHKAVFYCGAPWKAEIGRWLSGCDSITKEVDIVETIGGSGCKNDCSGQGVCNQELGQCWCFHGYSGEGCSERQQLDCNFPASPEQPYGRWVVSICSAYCDTTRAMCFCGEGTKYPNRPVAEACGFQFKLPSDPNAHKLSDWTKADLDNIFTTNISKPGWCNVDPAEAYALKVKFKEECDCKYDGLWGRFCEIPVLSTCINQCSGHGHCRGGFCQCSSGWYGVDCSIPSVVSSVREWPQWLRPAKIDVPDSLNLTGKVVNLNAVVKKKRPLIYVYDLPPSFNSLLLEGRHYKLECVNRIYDEKNATLWTEQLYGAQIALYESILASPYRTLNGEEADFFFVPVLDSCIITRAYDAPHLSMQEHRGLRSSLTLEFYKKAYDHIVEQYPFWNRSSGRDHLWFFSWDEGACYAPKEIWNSMMLVHWGNTNSKHNHSTTAYWADNWDTISSSRRGKHPCFDPQKDLVLPSWKIPDVNSISKKLWSRPRDKRKTLFFFNGNLGPAYQNGRPEASYSMGIRQKLAEEFGSSPNKDGKLGKQHAEDVIVTPIRSKNYHEDLASSTFCGVFPGDGWSGRMEDSVLQGCIPVVIQDGIFLPYENVLNYDSFAVRIREDDIPNLINILRAFNETEIEFKLANVQKIGQRFLYRDSVMLEAKRQKDAYGRVEDWAVEFSKLVEDDVFATFVQVLHYKLHNDPWRQLTGVNKEFGLSRECYTNTK; this is translated from the exons ATGTTTTCCATTCAGAAGGGGAGATGCTCATGGTCTCTCTATGCAACAATTGCTTCAGTTGTGGCATTGGTTTCTGTAGTTCATCTCTTCTGGTTTCCTTTGACGCCTTCACTTGATTACTTCAGACTAGTTCAGAAGACTTGTGTCCCAATTAATGGATCTGCTGACGCATCCAtcaaaaatatcaatgaaagCAAACAACAGCCTATTGACCTAGAATATCAGTTTCCAGCTGACTTGCACAAGGCAGTTTTTTATTGTGGTGCACCATGGAAGGCAGAAATTGGGCGGTGGCTTTCTGGTTGTGATTCAATTACTAAAGAAGTTGACATTGTTGAG ACAATAGGTGGCAGTGGTTGCAAAAATGACTGCAGTGGTCAAGGTGTTTGTAATCAAGAATTGGGACAATGCTGGTGCTTTCATGGATATAGTG GGGAAGGATGCTCTGAGAGACAACAGTTGGACTGCAACTTTCCAGCATCACCAGAGCAACCATATGGGAGATGGGTTGTTTCAATTTGTTCTGCTTATTGTGACACAACAAGAGCAATGTGCTTCTGTGGGGAAGGCACAAAATACCCAAATCGTCCAGTGGCTGAAGCATGTGGCTTTCAATTTAA GTTACCTTCTGATCCAAATGCTCACAAACTGTCTGATTGGACCAAAGCTGACCTGGATAATATATTCACAACGAATATCAGCAAACCAGGATGGTGCAACGTGGATCCAGCTGAAGCATATGCCCTCAAAGTGAAATTCAAAGAAGAATGTGACTGCAAATATGATGGTCTTTGGGGGCGGTTCTGTGAAATTCCTGTGCTATCTACTTGTATCAATCAATGCTCTGGACACGGACATTGTCGTGGTGGATTTTGCCAG TGTAGTAGTGGTTGGTATGGAGTCGATTGCAGCATTCCATCAGTTGTATCATCAGTTAGAGAGTGGCCTCAATGGCTTCGACCAGCTAAGATTGATGTACCGGATAGTTTAAATCTCACAGGAAAAGTTGTCAACCTTAATGCTGTGGTCAAAAAGAAAAGACCCCTTATATATGTTTACGATTTACCCCCAAGCTTCAACAGCCTGCTTCTTGAG GGGCGCCATTATAAGTTGGAGTGTGTAAACAGAATCTATGATGAGAAAAATGCAACACTATGGACAGAACAGCTCTATGGTGCTCAG ATTGCACTCTATGAGAGTATCTTGGCTAGTCCATACCGCACTTTAAATGGTGAAGAAGCAGATTTCTTCTTTGTTCCTGTTCTTGATTCATGCATTATCACCCGAGCTTATGATGCTCCTCACTTGAGCATGCAG GAACATAGGGGCTTGAGAAGCTCTCTCACTCTCGAATTTTATAAGAAGGCGTATGATCACATTGttgaacaatatcctttttggaACCGCTCATCTGGAAGAGACCATTTGTGG TTTTTTTCATGGGATGAAGGTGCGTGCTACGCCCCTAAGGAGATATGGAATAGCATGATGTTGGTTCATTGGGGTAATACAAACTCGAAGCACAACCATTCAACAACAGCCTATTGGGCAGATAACTGGGATACTATTTCTTCTTCTAGAAGGGGCAAACATCCATGCTTTGACCCTCAAAAGGATCTTGTGCTTCCTTCCTGGAAAATTCCTGATGTTAACTCTATAAGCAAAAAACTTTGGTCTAG GCCCCGTGACAAGCGGAAGacattatttttcttcaatgGAAATCTAGGACCTGCTTACCAAAATGGAAGGCCAGAAGCTTC GTATAGCATGGGAATCAGACAGAAACTGGCTGAAGAATTTGGCTCAAGCCCTAACAAGGATGGCAAGCTTGGGAAGCAACATGCAGAAGATGTGATTGTTACCCCAATACGCTCCAAAAATTATCATGAGGATTTAGCCAGTTCTACTTTCTGTGGTGTATTTCCAGGGGATGGTTGGAGTGGTCGAATGGAAGACAGTGTTCTGCAAGGGTGCATCCCAGTGGTCATTCAG GATGGGATTTTCCTGCCATATGAGAATGTGCTCAACTATGATAGCTTTGCTGTTCGGATACGTGAAGATGATATTCCAAATCTTATAAATATTCTCCGG GCATTTAATGAGACAGAAATAGAATTTAAGCTAGCCAATGTGCAGAAAATTGGGCAAAGGTTCTTGTATCGTGATTCTGTTATGCTTGAGGCCAAGAGGCAAAAGGATGCATATGGCCGTGTGGAAGATTGGGCAGTTGAGTTCTCAAAATTAGTTGAAGATGATGTCTTTGCAACATTTGTACAG gttttaCATTACAAGTTACATAATGATCCTTGGAGGCAACTTACTGGGGTAAACAAGGAGTTCGGATTATCTCGAGAATGTTATACAAATACCAAGTGA